The proteins below come from a single Leopardus geoffroyi isolate Oge1 chromosome D3, O.geoffroyi_Oge1_pat1.0, whole genome shotgun sequence genomic window:
- the DSG3 gene encoding desmoglein-3, translating into MTWLLFRTSRALAMLMVLLLVHGELRIETKGQHGEDETALQGKRRYKREWVKFAKPCREREDNSKRNPIAKITSDFQATQKITYRISGMGIDQPPFGIFVVDKNTGEINITAIVDREETPSFQITCHALNALGQDVEKPLILTVKILDVNDNPPVFSQSTFMGEIEENSASNSLVMVLNATDADEPNHLNSKIAFKIVSQEPAGTPMFLLSRHTGEVRTLTNSLDREQVSSYHLVVSGADKDGEGLSTQCECSIKVKDVNDNFPMFRESQYSVQIEENTLSSELIRFQVTDWDEEFTDNWLAVYFFTSGNEGNWFEIQTDPRTNEGILKVVKALDYEQLQNVQLGIAVKNKAEFHQSVISQYRVQSTPVMIKVVNVKEGIMFHPASKTFTVQKGISTKKLVNYVLGTYQAMDEDTRKAASYVKYIMGRNDGGLLFIDPKTAQIKFVKNIDRDSTFIVNKTITAEVLAIDENTGKTSTGTVYVEVPSFNENCPTIVLEKTTICSSRPSVVVSARALDNKYTGPYTFSLEEQPLKLPVVWSITTLNATSALLNAQQQVSPGTYTISLTVTDSQDRQCETPESLTLQVCQCDNRDTCGNSNGHKDPERIGGGSSWRLGPAAIGLIFLGLLLLLLAPLLLLICDCGMGSMGGVAGGFIPVPDGSEGTIHQWGIEGAQPEDKEITNICVPPITANGADFMENSEVCMNTYAGGTVVEGASGMELTTKLGAATGSGAAAGFGTGTGLGIGSAGQSGTMRTRHSTGGTNKDYGEGAVSMNFLDSYFSQKAFACAEEDDTQEANDCLLIYDNEGMGAPSSPVGSVGCCSFIADELDDSFLDSLGPKFKKLAEISLGIDDEAKQSQPPTQEGHSRIEPCGYSVDIQQSESVRGQPVPGSQGASALPASGSVLQPAIAMPDPLQPGSYLVTETYSASGSLVQPSTTVFEPCLTQNVIVTERVICPIANVPGNLQTPAEL; encoded by the exons GTGCTCCTATTGGTTCACGGAGAATTGCGAATAGAG ACAAAAGGTCAACATGGAGAAGATGAGACTGCGTTACAAGGCAAAAGGAGATATAAACGTGAATGGGTGAAATTTGCCAAAccctgcagagaaagagaagacaactCGAAAAGAAACCCAATTGCCAAA ATTACTTCAGATTTCCAAGCAACCCAGAAAATAACCTACCGAATTTCTGGAATGGGAATTGATCAACCCCCTTTTGGAATCTTTGTTGTTGACAAAAACACTGGAGAAATTAACATAACGGCCATAGTTGATCGCGAGGAAACTCCAAGCTTCCAG ATCACCTGTCACGCTCTGAATGCCCTAGGACAAGACGTAGAGAAACCACTTATATTAACAGTTAAAATTTTAGATGTCAATGACAATCCTCCAGTATTTTCACAAAGTACATTCATGggtgaaattgaagaaaacagcGCTTCAA ACTCGCTGGTGATGGTACTAAATGCCACAGACGCAGATGAGCCAAACCACCTGAACTCTAAAATTGCCTTCAAAATTGTCTCTCAGGAACCTGCAGGCACACCCATGTTCCTCCTAAGCAGACACACTGGCGAAGTCCGTACTTTAACCAATTCTCTTGATCGAGAG CAAGTTAGCAGCTATCATCTTGTTGTGAGTGGTGCAGACAAAGACGGAGAAGGACTTTCAACTCAATGTGAATGTAGTATTAAAGTAAAAGATGTCAATGATAATTTCCCAATGTTCAGAGAATCTCAG TATTCTGTACAGATTGAGGAAAATACTTTAAGTTCTGAGTTGATTAGATTTCAAGTTACAGATTGGGATGAAGAATTCACAGATAATTGGCTTGCAGTGTATTTCTTTACCTCTGGAAATGAAGGGAATTGGTTTGAAATACAAACTGATCCCAGAACCAACGAAGGTATCCTGAAGGTGGTTAAG GCTCTAGATTATGAGCAACTACAAAATGTGCAACTTGGTATTGCTGTCAAAAACAAAGCTGAATTTCACCAATCAGTAATCTCTCAGTATCGAGTCCAGTCAACCCCAGTCATGATTAAAGTGGTGAATGTGAAAGAAGGAATTATGTTCCATCCCGCTTCCAAGACATTTACTGTGCAGAAAGGCATAAGTACTAAAAAATTGGTCAATTATGTCCTGGGAACATATCAAGCCATGGATGAAGACACCAGAAAAGCTGCCTCATACGTCAA GTACATCATGGGACGTAATGATGGTGGTTTGCTATTCATTGATCCAAAAACTGCTCAAATCAAATTTGTCAAAAACATCGATCGGGATTCTACTTTCATAGTTAACAAGACAATCACAGCTGAGGTTCTGGCCATAGATG AAAACACAGGTAAAACTTCTACAGGCACTGTATATGTTGAAGTACCCAGTTTTAATGAAAACTGTCCAACAATCGTCCTTGAAAAGACAACAATTTGTAGTTCACGGCCTTCTGTGGTTGTCTCAGCTAGAGCACTAGACAATAAATATACTGGCCCCTACACATTTTCCCTGGAGGAGCAGCCTCTAAAATTGCCAGTTGTATGGAGTATCACAACACTCAATG CTACTtccgccctccttaatgcccagcaGCAGGTGTCTCCTGGAACGTACACCATCTCGCTCACAGTTACCGACAGTCAGGACAGACAGTGTGAGACACCAGAGAGCCTGACTCTACAAGTCTGTCAGTGTGACAACAGGGACACCTGTGGAAATTCTAATGGGCACAAAGACCCTGAACGCATAGGTGGAGGCTCATCATGGAGGCTGGGACCTGCAGCCATCGGCCTGATCTTCCTTGGTCTTCTGCTGTTGCTAT TGGCCCCTCTTCTGCTGCTGATCTGTGACTGCGGGATGGGTTCTATGGGGGGTGTGGCAGGAGGATTTATCCCAGTTCCTGATGGTTCGGAAGGAACAATTCATCAGTGGGGAATCGAAGGAGCTCAACCTGAAGACAAG GAAATCACAAATATTTGTGTGCCGCCTATAACTGCCAATGGAGCCGATTTCATGGAAAATTCTG AAGTTTGTATGAATACATATGCTGGAGGGACAGTGGTGGAAGGAGCTTCGGGAATGGAACTGACCACCAAGCTTGGAGCAGCTACAGGATCTGGGGCTGCTGCAGGATTCGGCACAGGCACCGGACTTGGCATTGGTTCTGCAGGACAGTCTGGAACGATGAGAACAAGGCATTCCACTGGAGGAACCAATAAGGACTATGGGGAAGGAGCAGTAAGCATGAATTTCCTGGACTCCTATTTTTCTCAG AAAGCATTTGCCTGTGCAGAAGAAGACGACACCCAGGAAGCAAATGACTGCTTGCTGATCTATGATAACGAAGGAATGGGTGCCCCCAGTTCTCCCGTGGGCTCTGTGGGTTGTTGCAGTTTTATTGCCGATGAGCTGGATGACAGCTTCTTGGACTCGCTTGGCCCCAAATTTAAAAAGCTTGCTGAGATTAGCCTCGGGATTGATGATGAAGCCAAACAATCTCAGCCACCTACCCAAGAAGGCCATTCTAGGATTGAACCCTGTGGCTATTCCGTAGACATCCAACAGTCAGAATCCGTTAGGGGCCAGCCTGTGCCAGGCAGTCAAGGAGCTTCCGCTTTGCCTGCTTCCGGCTCTGTCCTCCAGCCAGCCATTGCCATGCCTGACCCTTTGCAGCCTGGTAGCTATTTGGTAACAGAGACTTACTCGGCCTCTGGTTCTCTCGTGCAACCTTCCACTACAGTCTTTGAGCCGTGTCTCACGCAAAATGTGATAGTGACAGAAAGAGTGATTTGTCCCATTGCCAATGTTCCTGGCAACCTACAAACTCCGGCGGAGCTATGA